In Falco peregrinus isolate bFalPer1 chromosome 9, bFalPer1.pri, whole genome shotgun sequence, the genomic stretch AAACTAGGCATCAGTAGCCAATTAGAAAGCTTGAgttctgtacttttaaaaatgctatttttcctgtcttaattgttttttaaaaatgtatcataGTGCATAGCCTAAGTCAGACTTTCAAAGAGATACAGCGCCTTTCAATGCAGtttttgcagcatttaaaaGGGACTTTTCTCCCTTCAAATTAGATGTTCAttgaaaaatctgaattgaGTGCTGTATTgtagtaaaaatatttcagtcacaGACTGATATAAATGTATACTGTGCAGTACTAAGATTGTTTGATGTCCATCTGCACACGATTTACTTGGGTTCTTCGATCGTCCCCTTGCTGAGGTCTGTCATTTTGGGatatttcactttcttctgGTCCAGCTCATTCTGAGCCCACAGTAGTAGTTTCAGTAATTTTGCCAACTTGGGTGTTGATTCACGATTTTCATAGTCTAGAACCGCTTGATTAACCTCACTCCAAACCTGGAAAAGAAATAGTTGTTATATGATTAACACTACTAATGTCACACTGACACTGGAAAGATCACACCTAGTGTGCTAATTCCTCAGAACATGGTCAGGACAAAGCTCCACAGACTATGAGCCTGGAGACAAGGAAGACAGCCAAATACTTGAATACATTAACTCCagttttttaaatcttgcttaagaaatacttctgttcttttgcacacctctttaaacattttttctgaacatttcaaaaatatttggatgTTATTTTCACCACATATGAATAAAAGACATCAATTTCCTCTTGAGAAAGGACTACCTTCTGTCGCTGCATCATGTTAAGCAAGTCTCCAAATGGTGATTCTTCGGGATTATCAAAGGCAAGCAAAGCCAGTGTACGCTCCATTTCTGTCAGGCATTCCCTGCTTTCCTCGCCTTGTTCTGCTAATTGGGTCTGAGCAAAttccagagctgcttctgtctCACGCTGCCGAATCAGTTCAATCAAATGCTGCTGCTACATACAAAAAACATGGGAATATTAGCTAAACAAATTAACAAATCTTCAGTATTTCAAGACTGCAATCTTCAGACATTAGTGTGTAATTTGAGACAAATACTAATCCATAATTTGACAGTTTGAGGTCAATTCTCCTCAGTCTGTAAGACAAGAAGTGGCAGACCTGGCTACAAAATCTACTGGAAAAGGTAACCTGACGCTTTTGAGTTTTGAAAAGATGTGTTACTAAAGGAACTACTAGAAATACAGACCAACAGTAATTGGAAGTCGGTAAGTCACAGACCACTGATGCTGTTATAAGTTTTCACATTAGTAAGTGTATACGTATGACAGTTCCTGCACTACACCACAAAGTTTCCTGCTGCTACAAAACGATACAAAGAACAAACACATGAAATTGCATCATGCTTCGCCACAAACTTCCCAACATACTCATAACATCTGCAATACTTTTTCCAGTCTCTCAGCAACCTCTGAAACAAAGATAAGGTTTGCCACCTGTCCTTACCTGCAAATGAAAGTAAAGGTATCTGTTAGTATCTAGCAATTCTGGATGGAGGCTGTTTATTAATGCAATGGCTTCTTGAATCTGTCCTTTCAGTATCATTTCTcgaatttttattctttcatcgAGAGTTTCTAAATCAACACTGGGTTCAATCCCAGACTCCATTCGAAATTTCTCCGCTGCTTCTTTAAAGCcctctgaaacagaaacattttacctataaaatacatttttttaaaaaagtgtttcatgaAATCAGcttcaatgaaaatattttagtattgCTTGTGCATTTTGCAAGTTTAAAGACTTAAATCTGAACCTCTGAAAAATTCTTCTCTATTTAAATAGTCAATTATCCAACAGGCGTCAAACAGTGCATGCTGAATTCAGTCTTAACTTACATGCCCTCATTTGCTAAGGATGCACGCAACTTGTAGTCTGATACCTCTTAACCTGAAAGCTTGTTTTATACTTTATTAAACAGAGCGCTGTACTTActctgaaatgtaattttcaaaatcctgttttcaaaagttgggtggttttgctttgccccacagcccccaagTCTTTTTACACAGACCTACCACTTTTactgagaagaaacagaatgaaatttgctttctcataccaacatatttttttaaagtcgTAACAGCTATTTTAAATCCTAAGTCATGCTTTCATATACACAAAAATCATTTATGCCATCCACTAAGATGCTCTTCCTTCATCCCAGAGGCCTCACCTACACAGCAATGTAAACAGGGGTGTAGATTGGATACAAACGCCTCCACCCTAGTATAGCTTACTGTGATGGTATGCATCATAATTGCTAGGGACAATTTCTAAAGGTTTTTGATTGTTCTAAGTATATAGTCAGGCTATATGCTGAAGGGTTTAGTATTTTTGGTCTCAAACTATTTTGACAACAGTGCCCTTTTAGAGTTTATTCTTCTAGCCAGTTAAAACTTGCTTCTGATAGTTGTTTTGTGCAGCTTTCAGAGTGCTATTTAACAACTGCAACATATCTTGAACTCTGTTTTAACAGCATAAAAAGGCACATCATCATACAGAAATGGGTCATGTTTGTTCACAGCGCTCCAGAAAACACTTTCTACATCCTTTAACAGAAGAGTTAAGGTTAATAAATGTCACTTCTATTGCATGGTAACTGCTCTGTGTCTGATTCTTAGTCAGTTTCCACTTAGGAGAAGGAACACAAGAGCAGCTGTATGTTGCTAAGAAAAGCCAACAGCAATCACTAAGTCCTCAAAGCCCTTGATTTCATTCCATCAAGTAGCAGGTTCTAGCCAAAAATGTCTGTCTTGATAACATAAGTGGCGTGCACTTAAAAGCCTCCTAGCGCTACCACTCATTTTTACCTGTAACAAGGTAGTTCATGATAAGGCGGTTCATGTCTGCTCTCTGGATATGCAAGTTATTAAGTTTTTCCATCCATTCATCTTTCGTGATTTCATCAGGTTTTTCTGCATAACTCATCCTGAATTCTTactacaagaaaagaaaagcaactcaTTTAACATGATTCAAGAAGTGTAATGTATGTAAGCACTGTGTTACTACCatctttacatctttttttaatgagatcttttaaattaataatctGAAAGAGACCCTTTTATCTCAAACCacaattctgcatttttctcctccctgttACTGCACCGTTTCACATTTACTAGCCAGTCTCTAAAGCTGCTTTCATCAGTTATcagaataaaaaattcaaatactgTCTTCTTGTACTTACTATTAAACTCACTCCAAAAAAAATTTGTTTAGGATTTCCACAGAACACACAGCATCACAGTGTGAGACAAGTGAATCAGAGATTGACAGCCAGAAAACTTGTAACAAATGTTTAAAGCAAAGCCTACGTAAACAATATTGGCTTTAAAGTTTTCACCACAACTTAGACAGGACGGCTCCATATATTGTACAGCTACAAAACTGTAATGATACATGTGTTATCCAGTGCACAACTAAAAGACTGACACCATTAGCTTCACTATCCCCAAAAGTACTCCTGTCAACGTTACTAAAATATTAGCTCCTAGCATTTTTCTTGAcggcagatttttttttcagattggcAAGCAAATCGATTTGCTAAAGCCGGCATTCATTCATTTCTACCTTCAAGTCACGACCACAGCGGCAGCGAAAGGGGGAGGAGAGGCggcaacaacaacagcaacaggcACCACCACCCCTCTCAGCCAGGCAGGAGCGACAGCGCCTTCCCACCGCCAGTCCACTTCCAACAGGTTTTCCCTTCCCTGAACTACCACCAAGGCCACACCGCGCCCCGGGAAGTCGGACAGCCAGAGCCAGGAGCCGCCCGGGGCCGCCTCCGGGACCGATCGGGCCCCAGCCCCGCTTTCACGCCGCTCCCAACCACGCGGCGGGGGAACTGGGCTCCCGCCGCAACGGGCCGCGCCGCCCCAAGCTCCGCACGGCGCCCGCCCGCGGGGGGACTTCCCCCGCCCCGCAACCGCCGCCCGTCACCGGCCCGCCGAGCCGCTGCCCCCGACCTGGCCCTCCCCGGGGCCCGGGCCACCGAAGCGCTCGGCCCAGCTCGCCACAGGCCCAGCGCGCCCCCACCACCCGCAGCGGACAGCGCCAGGCCGACCCACCGGGCCAAGGGCAggcccccgccggcccccggccgctAAGGGAAGGAGCGGACCCACCGCCGCCATCTTACCGAGCGCGCCGCGGTGCCGGCTCCAACGCACGAACGCGAGCCCCTCCGCCACCTCCGCCAGGCCGCTGGCGCGCGGATCTCGCGAGAACCGCCCTCTCGGCCAATCAGCGCCCGGAGAGGGGCGAGAAAACACAACCATAGAGTCGGCGCGCGGGACAGAGTGTCGGCCTGCCGTGGGGGCGCACCCCTCCAGCGGGCAGCCGGGCCCACGGCGGCCgtgcggcggggggcggccggggcgcggggccaGCCGGCGGGGTGGGGGTCACTGGAGGCGGCGTGGCCGCTGTGGCGGCCAGGGCTGAGGGGCCccggagcccccagcccctcttcGGCTCacggccgcggggcgggcggcagcgcaGGGCTCGGCGCGGCTCCGCCATGCTGCCTCGCCGGCGGGCCCGGGAGGTACCGCAGTTGCTGTGTGCTCCATGTCCCCCCCACGCTTCCATAACGTGTCCGGTGGCAGTGCGGGCCTGCCTGCGAGCGGGGCACCGGCCTGGCATTGACGGCCGAGGCAGAGTCTGAGCGATTGGTCCACGGACATGGCGGGGTCAGCGCAGACCTCGAGCTTGGCAAGGGTTGGCCATtccggctggggctgcctggccctgccgATGTGCCAGAGCAGTGGCGAGGGAGGTGGGTCACAGCCCGGGACAGGAGTGTGCCGCTCCGCCAGCTCCCACTGCCCACGGTGCACCAGGCCGTGCGCCTACCCGGCCGAGGGCTCTGCTCTGTCATCTCTGCCAATATTTGTATTGGCTGCTGAGGAAAGTTAACAAACTCACTGTGCTAGAGCCAGCAGGGTTTGTGAATTAAAGCACTCTGCTGAAAAGCCAAGAACACACCTCAATTTCTATATTTAAATGAAGAGCAGGCTCAAGACATACCACTAAGTGTGAAATGCTACGAATGATAGTCCTCAGGAAAATGTCATTTCACTTAGACTGGGAATATGGATACAATTGCTCATTTTTCACTCTTGTGTTTGTAACCATGCAGTAAAGTGCCACCTCCAAAGCTCACTTCCATTACAACTGTCCTTACATCAAAACTGCACAAATCTACAATGTAATCAATAATTTATTAACATATTTCCCCAAAGCAAGCTCCAAGCTTATAAACAATGCAGAATTTGGGACAaagaatttcaaatatttagtAATAAGTGCCATTAGTTGTTAGCCATATGACAAAAAGCTGCAGTGTAGCAAGTATTCCTATTGATTGGAGAGCGGTCTTCAGGTTTTAATATAAAAACTAATCTCAATGAATTTTACTCATTGGGAAACATAAACGTTCACACTCTTTAGTTTTGAACCGGTAGGCTTGTAAATCTCTCGCTGGCTTAGATGTCCTGTCTGGTTCTTGTCAGCTCCTCCCCAAAAGGTGGAGTTTCTCAGGAGAATTCCataaagacagggagaggaggaagataCTCCTCTCTGGGAGGGGTTTTCCTGTCTTTTCGAGAGAGGGAAACATATCCCAAGCAGAGAGGAGGCAACCGAGTGTAACTCACATCACAGTTGCTGCTTACAGGTAAAGAATAGGTGTAGCTGTTTTCTAGTAAGTAAACTAATATATTGAATAAGTAAGCTAACGTGTGAGCTGCTGTTTGGCAGCATGCTTGATTGTGTGGTGCTGACACCTGTTTTTTCAGAGGTTGGGTATGTTTGCTCAACTGCAGCACAAGTTTCCCTTTATCCTTTTATTGTCCCTAAGCTAAAGAGAAGTAAAAATGGGCTAAAAGCAGCTCCCAAGTTGTGGTTTTGCTTGTCATGAAAAAAGCTTGgttggttttggattttttttttttaatatttttaggaGTTGGCATTTCTTCTGACTATAATGTTAACAAAAAGCTTATAGTGTTGTTGTCCAGAATATCGTGGCCAGCTgcattcttctctttttgttcttggtggttttttttcctttcatgtgcTTTCCCTAGCTTTTTGATGTTTCTGGTAACGTCGTATCTTAGAAACTCTGCTTTCATTTGAGAGGAGAGGTGTTATAACCACTAGAGTTGCAACAAACACGCTTTGAATATTActatttaagtattttcttaatgAGTCTGGAAAGAAAGTGACTTTCTAATGCatgaattgtttttatttagttaAATAGTACTACTTGTTATGACACCTTTCATGGCAGTATTAGCCCAGTGTGATAAAACCctaagtacattaaaaaaaaaccaacaaccttATAAAACTATTATTCCTTTATCTTGATACAggccctttttttcccctattacTGTTCCACATGCAATGAAAACTGCGTGTTTGGAGGATTGAGCAGTATCTTGAGTGATAAATGAGACATTTTATACTAGCTTTTCTGATAGAAAGCTGCCTCATCACTTTCTGTATTCCCCTCTAACTTCTGGCTCACTGAATAAATGTTTAATCGTCCCATGTATAATACCTGCAGCTGCCTTTAGTGAAGAGGAATGCTTGTGTTCCCTGTGCTTCATAGCCTGGAATACTCAAGGATTTGGAAATACCAAGCTTGGATGGACTTTCTTGGTTAAATGTCACAAAATTAAGAAGGGAGTAGGAAGATACAAAGCTGTGCAGCAATTCAGGGCAAAAGCTTCTTACatcatttgttcttttcctaGCACTAAAGCCTAACTTCTGTTAAAAAACTCTCACGTTCTCCCCAAAGTTGGAACCAAATCTTTAGTTTATTACTCAGGGAAAACCTTGCAGGATACTACTGTGACTCCAAAGTTGGATTAAAATGCAtggaaacaaaatactttgCTCTCAGGAAACTATCCTGTGGGTTCAGTATGTTGCAGTCCTACAAGAGTCTTACAGTAATGAGGGAAGTAATAGCATAGGAAGTTGGACTTTTGGGCAAGACTACAAAACtgagctgaaaacaaacatctAATAACTGTAATTCAGTGCAGTTTGTGGAATTTTTACAGATATTAGGATTTGATACTTCCTAATGTCAAGAAGTATTTTGATGACTGGTGTTTAGAGTTGAGTGGAGTGCGTCCCATACCAAAATCACTATCCCTGGAGAAGTCAGAAAAATCCCTGCaaaaaaaggcgggggggggggggggctgcatgTGAATATGATTAACCCTCagtaaagtatttttctgagttCATCTAGTCTTTATGAAAATTGAAGTATCCAGAGCCTTGGAGAATCAAGGACACAGAGGATACAGTACCTTGACATCTGATGCATCTACTTTGAGTGATGTGCTTAACTCTGAAGACAGAGGCCTCtctccaccaaaaaaaaggTAGAGCTGGAGCACCACCAACAGAAATCAGTCTCTTCAGACTTCAAATGATCAATTATCtgttaaataaaagcaaaaacacTAGACATGGAGGGAATAAACTTGCTCATTTGCTTTTATCCCTACTCTTTTCATGGGCTAACTCTGTCTCTAGTTTTTCCCTGGCTGCTGAAGTTGGCTCACCAGAACGTTTAGTGAAGAACAACTGCGAGAAGGGGTGCACATAAAGTGAGTATTACATTTCAGGGCTTTGCATcttcaaacactggaaaaggttACTATCTCGGTGAAGGGAAAGGTGGGTGAGAGAGCAGAAGTGACATCCCAAGTCTGGGGAGACCATCTCTGTGCAATACGAGGATGATGCCTTGGTGCCCATGGCAAACAGTAGTTGTATGGGTCACATGTAAAGGCCCTTGTGTGAGACACTGCAAATGTAAGTACGGCCAATTTGTACAtgcctgaattttaaaaaaacactaatTAGCGAAGCCCAAGGGATAAACAAAGATGTgtcagctgcagaggaaaatcTCAGTGCACTGACTGCCTAATAGCAGAAAAGGTTTTGTAAAGCAGTGGAAAAAAGTTCTAAGGAGCCTTAGCGCTGAGAGATTTATATCTGGCTCAGCGTAAGCTTTTCTGGTGTTTAAGGAGAGATAGACGAGGTGCTTATTAGACTGTTTTagaagcagtgttttctgttcaAATCAGTTAGAAACTATCATCATCTTATATGAGGcctaaactgaaacaaaacttgCATTATACAGATCACTAAAAACCAGGACAATGTGGATTCAGACCAGTAACCCAGCAGCAAAtttcccaaatgaaaataaattaggCTTTAACAGGGAAAGAATTAAGAAGGGAATGAGGCAGGGAAAGAACTGAGGTGCTGATGGTACCATTTCAGTGAAGGTGACACAAGTGTTCAGTCAGCAAAGGTAGGTAGTCTTGACTTGGGCTTTAACACAAAGTTGTGGGTTGAACGTGGCATGTGCTAGTATTCACTGGGTGTGCAAAGTGAATCAGTGTTATATTTAAGATGGTGTAAGCCTCTTGCCAAATGTGTGTAAGAGGAATTTAAAACCTGTTTCACTGCTGTATCCCCTATTGCAGTCATCCCCTCTTCACTGGTGCTTGCACACCAACAAGTTCCTTGGTTTGCATGTTCCCTTTCCCTCGGTGTGTAATTCCTGGGTTTGAGCACTTCCTAGATGCTGAATTTGTCTGTTAACAACATGTTATTAGCTTTTTCCCAGGGCATAAATCAGTGCAGCTTGATCTACCAAATCATAAGGTATTTCTTCTCCACGTACTTTTAATTTATTGTAGCTCTGTagctgcagaacaaaaattGAAATTCTGCTTGCCTTTAATCATGGTGTCTTGTACTTTTGCACAGGgatctgttggggtttttttacctcttGGTGTTCCTGTGCTAAGTAAGTATTAGTACTGCCTGGTTTTACAGGTGGAGAAAGGCTGACTATGCTATTAGGTAAAAAAgtaacagcagcttttccaaCATTATCCTGAGCTTTTACCACCAGAAATCTTGTGTATAGAAT encodes the following:
- the GID8 gene encoding glucose-induced degradation protein 8 homolog is translated as MSYAEKPDEITKDEWMEKLNNLHIQRADMNRLIMNYLVTEGFKEAAEKFRMESGIEPSVDLETLDERIKIREMILKGQIQEAIALINSLHPELLDTNRYLYFHLQQQHLIELIRQRETEAALEFAQTQLAEQGEESRECLTEMERTLALLAFDNPEESPFGDLLNMMQRQKVWSEVNQAVLDYENRESTPKLAKLLKLLLWAQNELDQKKVKYPKMTDLSKGTIEEPK